The genomic region CTGGAATAAAACCTGTCTTTGAATTCCGCAATGTATCATCAATATCAAAAAAGACAATCTTGATTTTCTTTGCCTTGTATCTTAATTTGGCATCCATCTCACTACCTCTTTCAATCTAACTCTTTCCATTATACCATAAAGTAGCTAAATCCCCTATTTTCAAAAAGTTTCCCGTTTTATTGTAAGTCCTTGGATAAGTATAAAACTAAATCATCATCGTTTTGACAACTTGCACCCATTTCTAGCGGTTTATTTCTATACCAGACACCTGTCCCATCTGGAATATAGCCTCGTTTGATATACAATCTCTGGGCAGGACCATACCCCAAGTGCAAACCTACACCTAGACATACTTTACCAGAAAAACGCTTAACTCCTTGTTCCGCTTTTTCTAAGAGCCTATTGCCTATGCCTTTATTTCTAAATGGTTCAAACACATTGAAATCTGAAAGCTCTGGATAGATTGACGCAAAAGGCCCGTGTTTAGCAGAGGGCAAAATGGTAATGTAGCCCGCTACAGCACCATCAATCTCTGCAACTAAAACTTCTCTCTCCCCACTTTCCTGTTCCAGAAAATATCTAGCCAAAATTTCCTCTCTACCAGGCCAACCTTGATTCATAAATCCATGAGATAAGGATTCAATATCAGACTTAATCATATTTCTAATCGTACAATTCATCTTTGACTTACCCACCTTTACTCTTTCTATTACCATTATAGCACGCCAAAGTCAGAAAAAAACTATCTCGTGAAAAAAAGACTCAACCGGGTCTGAAAAAGAGGTCCACCCGAACCCAAACTCGCTCTCTCATTTCAAGGCTCGTGAAAAAAAGACCCAACCGGGTCTTTTCTTTAATCTTCGTTTACGAAAGGCATCAAAGCCATTACGCGAGCGCGTTTGATAGCTGTTGTTACTTTACGTTGGTTTTTAGCTGAAGTTCCTGTTACACGACGAGGAAGGATTTTCCCACGTTCTGAAACGAAACGGCTAAGAAGCTCAGTATCTTTGTAATCAACATATTCAATTTTGTTTGCTGCGATGTAATCAACTTTTTTACGGCGTTTGAATCCGCCACGACGTTGTTGAGCCATGTTTTTTCTCCTTTATAATTTTAGTTGTCCATTAGAATGGTAAATCATCATCTGAAATATCCAATGGATTTGTTGCTCCAAATGGATTTTCATCACGTGAAAAGTCTGGTACTGAATTTGTAGGCGCTGAATAGTTTGAACTTGGTGCAGAATAAGCTCCACCTGTGTGACCTTCACGCACACTACGGCTTTCCAACATTTGGAAATTCTCAGCCACGACCTCTGTCACGTAGACACGTTGTCCTTGCTGGTTATCGTAACTACGAGTCTGGATACGACCTGTCACCCCGATAAGTGAGCCTTTTTTAGCCCAATTAGCAAGGTTTTCAGCCTGTTGGCGCCACATAACGACATTGATAAAATCAGCCTCACGTTCGCCATTTTGACTCTTAAATGTACGGTTTACTGCAAGAGTAAAAGTCGCAACTGCTACATTTGATGGGGTATAACGCAACTCAGCGTCACGTGTCATACGCCCTACAAGTACAACATTGTTAATCATAGTTTACCTTCTTAAGCGTCAGTTTTGACGATCATGTGACGAAGAATGTCAGCGTTGATTTTTGAAAGACGGTCAAACTCTTTAAGAGCTGCATCGTCGTTTGCTTCAACGTTAACGATGTGGTAAAGTCCTTCACGGAAATCTTTGATTTCGTATGCAAGACGACGTTTTTCCCAAGATTTTGATTCAACAACAGTTGCACCGTTGTCAGTCAAAATAGAGTCAAAACGTGCTACCAAAGCGTTTTTAGCTTCTTCTTCAATGTTTGGACGAATAATATAAAGAATTTCGTATTTAGCCATTGATATGTTCCTCCTTTTGGTCTAATGACCCCAAGACTTTGCAAGGGGTAAGTGAGGTTCGCTCACAATAAACTATTATACTAGAAAAAAATTTTTTACGCAAGTAAAAACACCGAAATAAAAAAAGAAGATGACGAATCATCTTCTCAAAAACTATGAGTTTTTAGTCTTCTTTTTTCTTGCGAGCAAGAAGTCCAAATCCACCTAGGGCTCCAAGAAGTCCAAGCGCTGCAAGACTAGCGTTAGCTTCTGTACCTGTGTTAGGCAATTCTTTTTGACCTTCAACATATTTAGGTGTTGCTGGTTGAGTAGCTGAATCAGTTGGTACTGATGTTTCAGCTGGTGTTGGAACAGCAGGTTGGGTTGGAGTTGTTGGTTGTTCCGGTTGCACTGGAGCTACTGGTCGTTCAGGAGTCTCTGGTGTTGTTGGAACTGGTGCTGGTTCCGGCTTAGGCTCTGGTTTAGGAGTTGGAGCTGGAGTTGGTCCTGGGTAAGGAGTTGGGTTTGGCTTAGGACTGTTTGGAATATAATTAATTGGTGTATCCTCACTTGGGTTAGTTGGAACATTTGGTACTTCGTATCCTTTTGTTGGATCGTTTGGATCTACTGGTTTAAGTGGTTGTCCGTTTCCATCAACAGGTGTGTGACCTGGTACGTATGGAAGAACTGGTTTATCACTTCCTGGTTTTGTTGGATCCGTTGGATCATTTGGATACTTGATTGGGTTAGTTGGTTGACCTGGAATGTTTGGAATCCATGAACCAAGTGGTTTGTAAACATAAGTTACTGTTGTACCGTTTTCTCCAATCTTACCTTTAGCTTCACCTTCTACACGTTCCAATACGTATCCAGTAATAACTTTTCCACTTGTAGCGTACTCATCACCTACTTTACCTTCTGTAGTTTCTGAAGGTAGAAGCTCTTTACCGTTTTCATCTACATATTTAACTACTAGGTTAGCTTTGTTCGCTACGTAGTTAATTGGTGTATCCTCACCTGGGTTAGTTGGGACACTTGGTACTTCATATCCTTTAGTTGGATCGTTTGGATCCACTGGTTTCAACGGATTACCATCTTTATCCTTAGGTGTGTAGCCTGGGACGTATGGTACTACTTCTGTTGGTTGGCCTGGTTTTGTTGGATCCGTTGGATCATTTGGATACTTGATTGGATTTGTTGGTTGTCCTGGGATGTTTGGAATCCATGAACCAAGTGGTTTGTAAACATAAGTTACTGTTGTACCGTTTTCTCCAATCTTACCTTTCGCTTCTCCATCTACACGTTCCAATACGTATCCAGTAATAACTTTTCCACTTGTAGCGTACTCATCACCTACTTTACCTTCTGTAGTTTCTGAAGGTAGAAGGTCTTTGCCTTTTTCATCTACATATTTAACTACTAGGTTCGCTTTGTTCGCTACGTAGTTGATTGGTGTATCTTCACCTGGATTAGTTGGAACATTTGGTACTTCGTATCCTTTTGATGGATCTTTTGGATCTACTGGTTTAAGTGGTTGTCCGTTTCCATCAACAGGTGTGTGACCTGGTACGTATGGAAGAACTGGTTTATCACTTCCTGGTTTTGTTGGATCTGCTGGATCATTTGGATACTTGATTGGGTTAGTTGGTTGTCCTGGAATGTTTGGAATCCATGAACCAAGTGGTTTGTAGGTTACTACTTCTTTAGTATCTTTTGAATCCGCAGTTACTTTTGTAGTTGGTACTGTTACTTTATCAGCTAAGTATCCTTTAACTACTGGTGATTTCACTTCAGCCAAGTCTTGAGCTGGTGTCCAATCTCCATAAGTCACTTCACCTGTTACCAAATTAACCTTAGCTTCACGAGTGAACTTAGCCTCTTGAGTAACAACTTTTGGAGTTCCGTCTTCATTTAACACTGGAGTTCCATCCTCGTACACATATGTGATTGTACGTATGACTGTTTTGTTTAGATCTTTTTCTTCCAAGCCAGCTGGGTATTTAGGTCCGTCTGGGTTGTTTGGATCAACAGGTGCTCCTGGTGTTTTTGGTTGATCTGGGGTAACTGGTACAACACGTTCTTTAAGTGTTACTTTGAACTCTTGATCAGTATCTTTATCTTTATCGAACTTACCACCTTCTGGGTATGTATTAGATACTAATTCATATCCTTTGTTTTCAAGTTCTTTGATTTTCGCTTTTACGTCAGCTTCTTTTGTAAGTGGTGTATCTGAGTCACCTTCTTCAGTAATAGCATCAACACCTGGAATTGGATTTCCTTTCTCATCTACGAAAGTTGTTTTCGCTTTTTGCGTATCCTTCACGTAGTTGATTGGTGTATCCTCACCTGGGTTAGTTGGAACATTTGGTACTTCATAACCTTTAGTTGGATCGTTTGGATCTACTGGTTTCAACGGATTACCATCTTTGTCCTTAGGAGTCATACCTGGTACGTATGGAAGAACTGGTTTGTCGTTGCCTGGTGTTGTTGGATCTGTTGGATCATTTGGATACTTGATTGGGTTTGTTGGTTGACCTGGGATATTTGGTACCCATGAACCAAGTGGTTTGTAGGTTACTACCTCTGTAGTATCTTTTGAATCCGCAGTTACATTTACAACTGGTACACTTGCTTTATCAGCTAAGTATCCTGGTACTACTGGCGATTTCACTTCAGCCAAGTCTTGAGCTGGTGTCCAATCTCCATAAGTCACTTCACCTGTTACCAAGTTGACCTTAGCTTCACGAGTGAATTTAGCCTCTTGGGTAACAACTTTTGGAGTGCCGTCTTCATTTAATACTGGAGTTCCATCTTCGTATAAGTATGTGATTGTACGTGTAACAGTTTTATTTAGATCTTTTTCTTCCAAGCCAGCTGGGTATTTAGGTCCGTCTGGGTTGTTTGGATCAACAGGTGTCCCTGGTGTTTTTGGTTGATCTGGTGTAACTGGTACAACACGTTCTTTAAGCGTTACTTTAAACTCTTGATCAGTGTCTTTATCTTTATCGAACTTACCGCCTTCTGGGTATGTATTAGAAACTAATTCATATCCTTTGTTTTCAAGTTCTTTGATTTTAGCTTTTACTTCAGCCTCTTTTGTAAGTGGTGTGTCTGAATCACCTTCTTCAGTAATAGCGTCAACACCTGGAATTGGATTTCCTTTTTCATCTACGAAAGTTGTTTTTGCTTTTTGCGTATCTTTTACGTAGTTGATTGGTGTATCTTGACTTGGATCTGTTGGAAGATTTGGTACTTCATATCCTTCTTTTGGATCGTTTGGATTTACTGGTTTAAGTGGATTTCCATCTTTATCCTTAGGTGTGAATCCTTCAACGTATGGTACTTTTGGTTTATCAGTTCCTGGTGTTGTTGGATCTGTTGGATCGTTTGGATACTTGATTGGGTCTGTTGGTTGACCTGGAATGTTTGGTACCCATGAACCAAGTGGTTTGTAGGTTACTACTTCCTTAATATCTTCGGAATCACCTGTTACATTTACCACTGCAACACTTGCTTTGTCAGCTACAAATCCCTTAACTACTGGTGATTTAACTTCAGATAAGTCTTTTGCTTCTGACCAATCTCCGTAAGTCACTTCACCTGAAACTAAGTTTACTTTTGCTTCACGTGTGAATTTTGCTTCTTGTGCTACTGTTTTTGGAGTGCCATCTTCGCTTAATACTGGAGTGCCATCTTCGTATACGTATGTGATTGTACGTGTTACTGTTTTGTTTAGATCTTTTTCTTCCAAGCCAGCTGGGTATTTAGGTCCGTCTGGATTGTTTGGATCAACAGGTGTCCCTGGTGTTTTTGGTTGATCTGGTGTAACTGGTACAACACGTTCTTTAAGTGTTACTGTGAACTCTTGGTCAGTGTCGACATCTTTATCAAAGACGCCATCTGTTGGATATGTATTAGAAACTACTTCATATCCTTTGTTTTGAGCTTCTTTGATTCTCGCAGCGATTTCATCTGCTTTTGTAAGTTTGTCTCCACCTTTACCTGTTTCAGAGATTGGCGTGTTACCTTCCACTTGCTTAACATTACCATCTTTGTCTTGGTAGACAAATGTTGTTTTAGCTTTTTGGATTGGTGAGTAAGTTACTACATATTCGTAATCTTCATCTGTTGCAGTTGTTGGCTGTACCGGAACTTTTTCTACACTTGCAATGTAACCTTCTTTTTGAGGTACTGTTACTTCTGGAAGGTTTGTATCACCGTTTCCAACCCAATTAATATAGATAGGTTTTCTATTGGCATCTACCTGCGCTTCATTTTTATCATTTACTTGGATAGTACCTGTATAGCTTACAGTTTGTTTTGTTGGTTCAAATACTTCTTGTCCTGCAAGATCCTTAACATCGTCTGCGTAAACATACTTAATCGTACGGTTTACTTCTTCTACTTTTGTTTTCTTAACATAGTAGTAAACAACATTATTTACAAAAGCATTAGGGTTTACTCCATTCGCTTGAAGTTCCTCTGAACTATAGATAGCGCTAGCACGTTTTGGACCAATATTAACAGTTCCTGTTGTTCCTTTTGACGGAACATCAACACGAATATACTCAACACCTTTGATAGTTTTAGTTAAATCAGGAACTTGGTTTGAAACATCATATTTTTTACCTAAAATGTTCTTAGTTTCATAGCTACCATCTTCATTAGGCTTAGCATAACCATCATAATTTGTAGGTTCATATGCAAACTCTTCACCTGTTTCAATATTTACTAAAGTAATAGTAACAGCACCTGTTTCAAACTGGCTATTACCTCCAGCTCCAACTTCAACTTTCCAACCGTTTGCAACTTTGGTAGTTACATTTTCCTCTCCTCCATTAAGCGGTGTCCCGCCTGAAACTGTAAGAGTAGCTGCAGTTTTATCAGTATCTCCAACAACACTTCCATCTTTCAAACGACCAGCTTCATCGTAAATGAATTTAGAATACTCGTCTGAGAATGTACGGTTTGTTATAACTTTCTCAACTCCAAGTTTATCTAAACCTATTGAAACTGTTGAATCTTCTTGGATTGCTCCATCGATTACTTCTATTTCTAATTCTGTCGGTGATTTTACAGTAGCTTTTAATGTAAAGTTTGTATCACGACCGTCATTAAGAATCCAAACGTTGTTTGCATTAGCTTGAACATTATTCCAACGACCTGCAGGACGGTAACTTATACTATCAGCCTTATTAGTATTTGTGACAGTGTTTTTTGAACCATCAATTGCTTTAAAATACGTAAAATCATCATTTGGTAATGTAATCGTAAATTTAGAACCTTTTCCGTAACGTACATCACTATCAGTATTAATAACTACTGCATCACTCTTTCTAACGCGTTCACTTCCTTTATATCCTAAAATGTTATCTCCCATAATAGTAGCAGAAGTATCTTGTTTTTGTGCCGCTGACTTAGATGCTTTATGAGTATACTTATGTTCTAAAATTTGTTGACCATTTACACTAATCGCAGCTGTGTATTCTGTATCTTTAGAAATATTAGGTGCATAGTAATCAATGGCTGTTAAGTTTTCTGCATAGAAAGTTGTTACAGCATAGTTTTTCGCCTTGTCATTCCATCTAATCGTGTAAGTAGTAGTCCCTACTTCATTCGGAATAGCTGGTTGTTCGGTAAGACGCTCTTCATAAGTCTTACCATCTTTCTTACGTTGAGACCAGAATGGACTTTCTCCTCCTCTACTTCCTACAGAGTTAGTAGTTTCTTTAGATGAAACTTCACCAATTACAGTTCCATCTGCTGCAGTAATTTTTGTACCAGGTTTAAAGCTATCTCCAAACCCTGTTAGGTTTTTCATTTCAATCGTAGTAGTATCACCATTTTGCGCTTGAGATGTATCAAATACTACATCAATTCCCCATGCTTTAGGTGCAGTATTATCTGCGTTCATAGTCACATAGGCATTATTAACTGTTACAATTGCATTACCATTTCTAATAACACCTTTACCTGTAATGGTTTGATCTTTAGCAGCTGTAGCTCCAAGCACAGCTTCTACTTTACCTGCATGACCTGCACGTTTCATTTCAGCGTAGACTGCTTCAATAGCAGATGAGATGCGATTTACTTGGGCTGTTAGTTGTTCTTCCGTAGAATCGTTAGAATAGAGCAAACCTTTTGCCGCTACCGCTTCAAGCTTGACTGCAGCAATTGCAGCTGATAATTTTTGTTTAGCTTCAACATCTTTAGCTTCCTTATCTGAGAAGTTTGAAGCAACTGTTGCCATTACTTCTGCTTCTGAAGTCAATTGAGTAAG from Streptococcus mitis NCTC 12261 harbors:
- a CDS encoding GNAT family N-acetyltransferase; translation: MNCTIRNMIKSDIESLSHGFMNQGWPGREEILARYFLEQESGEREVLVAEIDGAVAGYITILPSAKHGPFASIYPELSDFNVFEPFRNKGIGNRLLEKAEQGVKRFSGKVCLGVGLHLGYGPAQRLYIKRGYIPDGTGVWYRNKPLEMGASCQNDDDLVLYLSKDLQ
- the rpsR gene encoding 30S ribosomal protein S18, with translation MAQQRRGGFKRRKKVDYIAANKIEYVDYKDTELLSRFVSERGKILPRRVTGTSAKNQRKVTTAIKRARVMALMPFVNED
- the ssbA gene encoding single-stranded DNA-binding protein SsbA is translated as MINNVVLVGRMTRDAELRYTPSNVAVATFTLAVNRTFKSQNGEREADFINVVMWRQQAENLANWAKKGSLIGVTGRIQTRSYDNQQGQRVYVTEVVAENFQMLESRSVREGHTGGAYSAPSSNYSAPTNSVPDFSRDENPFGATNPLDISDDDLPF
- the rpsF gene encoding 30S ribosomal protein S6 translates to MAKYEILYIIRPNIEEEAKNALVARFDSILTDNGATVVESKSWEKRRLAYEIKDFREGLYHIVNVEANDDAALKEFDRLSKINADILRHMIVKTDA
- a CDS encoding mucin-binding protein; protein product: MYSRMEKYHGRRAQRFSIRKYSFGAASVLLGTALVLGANGVQADETLPVNPTTSDFAATNKKDADSALTTPVVEELPELKIDAVKADEKPEVKEEAKTEATPVAEKEITDKAEKEKSDKEQADKKEVDKEKAETVKPKDEVKSVLTQLTSEAEVMATVASNFSDKEAKDVEAKQKLSAAIAAVKLEAVAAKGLLYSNDSTEEQLTAQVNRISSAIEAVYAEMKRAGHAGKVEAVLGATAAKDQTITGKGVIRNGNAIVTVNNAYVTMNADNTAPKAWGIDVVFDTSQAQNGDTTTIEMKNLTGFGDSFKPGTKITAADGTVIGEVSSKETTNSVGSRGGESPFWSQRKKDGKTYEERLTEQPAIPNEVGTTTYTIRWNDKAKNYAVTTFYAENLTAIDYYAPNISKDTEYTAAISVNGQQILEHKYTHKASKSAAQKQDTSATIMGDNILGYKGSERVRKSDAVVINTDSDVRYGKGSKFTITLPNDDFTYFKAIDGSKNTVTNTNKADSISYRPAGRWNNVQANANNVWILNDGRDTNFTLKATVKSPTELEIEVIDGAIQEDSTVSIGLDKLGVEKVITNRTFSDEYSKFIYDEAGRLKDGSVVGDTDKTAATLTVSGGTPLNGGEENVTTKVANGWKVEVGAGGNSQFETGAVTITLVNIETGEEFAYEPTNYDGYAKPNEDGSYETKNILGKKYDVSNQVPDLTKTIKGVEYIRVDVPSKGTTGTVNIGPKRASAIYSSEELQANGVNPNAFVNNVVYYYVKKTKVEEVNRTIKYVYADDVKDLAGQEVFEPTKQTVSYTGTIQVNDKNEAQVDANRKPIYINWVGNGDTNLPEVTVPQKEGYIASVEKVPVQPTTATDEDYEYVVTYSPIQKAKTTFVYQDKDGNVKQVEGNTPISETGKGGDKLTKADEIAARIKEAQNKGYEVVSNTYPTDGVFDKDVDTDQEFTVTLKERVVPVTPDQPKTPGTPVDPNNPDGPKYPAGLEEKDLNKTVTRTITYVYEDGTPVLSEDGTPKTVAQEAKFTREAKVNLVSGEVTYGDWSEAKDLSEVKSPVVKGFVADKASVAVVNVTGDSEDIKEVVTYKPLGSWVPNIPGQPTDPIKYPNDPTDPTTPGTDKPKVPYVEGFTPKDKDGNPLKPVNPNDPKEGYEVPNLPTDPSQDTPINYVKDTQKAKTTFVDEKGNPIPGVDAITEEGDSDTPLTKEAEVKAKIKELENKGYELVSNTYPEGGKFDKDKDTDQEFKVTLKERVVPVTPDQPKTPGTPVDPNNPDGPKYPAGLEEKDLNKTVTRTITYLYEDGTPVLNEDGTPKVVTQEAKFTREAKVNLVTGEVTYGDWTPAQDLAEVKSPVVPGYLADKASVPVVNVTADSKDTTEVVTYKPLGSWVPNIPGQPTNPIKYPNDPTDPTTPGNDKPVLPYVPGMTPKDKDGNPLKPVDPNDPTKGYEVPNVPTNPGEDTPINYVKDTQKAKTTFVDEKGNPIPGVDAITEEGDSDTPLTKEADVKAKIKELENKGYELVSNTYPEGGKFDKDKDTDQEFKVTLKERVVPVTPDQPKTPGAPVDPNNPDGPKYPAGLEEKDLNKTVIRTITYVYEDGTPVLNEDGTPKVVTQEAKFTREAKVNLVTGEVTYGDWTPAQDLAEVKSPVVKGYLADKVTVPTTKVTADSKDTKEVVTYKPLGSWIPNIPGQPTNPIKYPNDPADPTKPGSDKPVLPYVPGHTPVDGNGQPLKPVDPKDPSKGYEVPNVPTNPGEDTPINYVANKANLVVKYVDEKGKDLLPSETTEGKVGDEYATSGKVITGYVLERVDGEAKGKIGENGTTVTYVYKPLGSWIPNIPGQPTNPIKYPNDPTDPTKPGQPTEVVPYVPGYTPKDKDGNPLKPVDPNDPTKGYEVPSVPTNPGEDTPINYVANKANLVVKYVDENGKELLPSETTEGKVGDEYATSGKVITGYVLERVEGEAKGKIGENGTTVTYVYKPLGSWIPNIPGQPTNPIKYPNDPTDPTKPGSDKPVLPYVPGHTPVDGNGQPLKPVDPNDPTKGYEVPNVPTNPSEDTPINYIPNSPKPNPTPYPGPTPAPTPKPEPKPEPAPVPTTPETPERPVAPVQPEQPTTPTQPAVPTPAETSVPTDSATQPATPKYVEGQKELPNTGTEANASLAALGLLGALGGFGLLARKKKED